From Camelina sativa cultivar DH55 chromosome 5, Cs, whole genome shotgun sequence:
atttttttttttttttttgtctttttggacATTTGTTGTTAAACTGAATTTTCATTCTCCGGAATTTTAAgcttatctttatttttcactttcaaCTTGTAAGATACGACAAAAGATGACTAATAAGAAAACGAGATATGGTCTACGCCAATTTGTTCGTGTTAGGAAGTGCTCTTGGCTATTCAGTCCAATAAGATTTTGAACCGAGACAGCTTTAGGAAATTAAtgatcctcttttttttttgtatagtttattattatgttgaaaCAAAAGATCTACTGCATATTATATTCAGTCTGAATCCGATTCGATTCAACATGCTTTTGATTTACACGACACGACCCATCTACGTTGATATACTTGAGAGATGTAATCATGTAAGTCCAGTGGCTGTTAAACACcaattaatccatatatatcAAATGAACAGAAGAAACTAgaatttattattagtttttttttttcaaaaagtagAAATACATCGAGATATTGGAAACAATGAGAAAACATCACACCAATTTTATTGGTTACAAATACGAAAGTGTTCATGATTTTATCTCAGATCAATAAAACACCCATTTATTATTATAGCAAATGTAAAAAAGACTTCGGCAGCAAATATCATATTGACCCTTTACTTGACACCATTGACATCTTTGAGTGGAACTTCAATTATAATGGAGTGGCGTTCACAGAAGCTCTTCAATCTTCCAAGTGCATCCTCCAATGTCGAAATCTCCATGTCGATAGAATGCCTCGCCCAGTTCTTCAGACCAAAAGCAATCCCTAAAGCAATCCAACATGGTAACATATATGTTCTTAAATCCCTAAAGCAATCTTAATTATGCTAAAATTGTCTTATTTGCTAAATTAACCGTTAAACCTGATCATAGGTAATGAGAAATTAATCAATACCTGGTAAAAGGACAAGGTTTTCTTCAGTAGCAAGCTTTTCACAgaattcttcatcatctttaatgTCCGCAAATCTTGACAAGTTCAGCTCGGTCTGGGAGAAGTAAAGAAACATGTACATTAAGATTGTTAATTTCCAAATAATAGTAATAAGAGGTCAAGAAATATTTAGGAAATGTAGTAATATTAGAATACCCATAAGAAGGTGCAAGCTTCAGGTTTCAAGTAGCATGTTAGGGTTGGTATCTCTTTGAGCTTAGAATATGCAAAATCAGCTTTCTCTTTCAGAAATTTCTGCCTCTTATGAAAGAACTCTTCAGGAGTATTCTCCAAGATGGTGGGAAGAGCTGCCTACATGATAAAAAGTCATAAAAATTACctcatcaaaaaaaataataataataaataaataaacccgGTTACAATATGCttccaaaataagaaaatccaATACCTGGATAACAGTTGGTGGTTTAGAATTTATCACCAGAAATTGCTTAGCAGCAGTTAAGACCTGTCCATATATAGCAAGATTAGGCCAAGAAAACCTACGTGTGCACATTTTCAACTCtcaatatcaaatatattatattaaattatagagTATGTTCTTTTTACTTATACTTGTTAATACCATGGTTAAATTATAGAGTAGTGTATATGTTTAAAGACTAATTAGGAAAAGTGGATCGGACCTTGGTGCACTTAAAGACACCATCTAGATCGTGCAGCGCGACCCAGCCGGTTCGCCATCCTGGTACAATCCATCCCTTCGATATAGAACCGAGTGTAACCACTGGTACGATAGACGAGAATTTCCCCATGGGAACAAAGGGATTACTCCCAAACACAGTCCATCTAAAAACTTCGTCAGAAACCACCATTATCCTTAGTTCCCGAGCCAACTCAGCCAACTAAGATTCAATAGGTACACACAATAAAAGATTAGGTATATCATAAGGTATGTGTGAATACTTGTACAGTATATTGCTAATTAGAGTATCTATAAAATACCTTCTTGAGATGAACTTCTGAGTACGTGTTCCCATTAGGATTGTGTGGGTTAATAATAAATATCGCAAATGTGTTCTCGTCCACAAGCGCACGGACGCTGTCAAAGTCGATCTCATAGTTCTGTTCGGGGATGAAATCATATTTTCGAACCTCAAGATTCTTGTAGATGGTGCGGACCACGTCCCATGGGAAGCCCGGCTTTGGAAGCAAAACGTTGGCTTTTGGTTTAGCTAAGATATCGACTGTAAGCTCGATGGCTTGTTTGCCTCCAACGGTCATAAACACGTCATCTGCTGTCAGTTTCTTCGGTAGATCTCGATTAAGATACTCTGCCACGGCACTGATAATAACGGAAGCAAAAATATAATGTgtcatatatagaaaacatacaaagatatattcatataatttagAGTTAGAGTGAAACTAGAAGTGTCATATGGGACTAGATCATATTGCGGGAACTAATTTcgatgtaattaaaaaaaaattgtctaaaATGATCAACGAAATAATGTATCTATTACCTTCTAGCCACGGGAAGGCCAAGACTTGGAGCATAGGCGTTTCCAGTACCGCAAAGGACGGCTTCAACAACAGCCTTCTCAGCGGTATGGCTAGTCTCGGCAGATTTGCTTCGAGGGGGCAAAATGGGTTTTCCAAGAGGGTCACACAGAGCAAAGAGTTTAGAGGAGTAAGTGCCTAACGAGGCAGCTGAAGCCTCTTTGGCTGCTTCACTACCACTAAACTTCCAGTCGACGGATCTATCGTTCGCCATATTTCTAGTGTCTAccgttttgattttgatttagtacttttttgtttttatttttgtttttggtgattacTCTCATCGCTACGAGTGAGATTATATAGTAAAAGCTTCgacattttaatgttttaaatatatatacttgataTTCACGTGCTGAGTATTCATATCAATttagagaaaataaatttgtaaacgTGTTAAAACGTGGGAAACTTCGATCAAGTTGATCGATCACAGATATTGTTTTTGTAGTCGTACGAGTAAATTAATATCATTAGAATAGTAAATAATTTATCTTGAGTCTCTACACGTTGGAACGTGGGTTTCCTTCGATCAAGGTGATAAGTACACTGTGCACGTAGATCAAATTATGCATACAACTCTGGATCAGGACTATAATccataatagaaaaaaattcagatgCATCTTCACCCCATGGACAGTTCCGACTCCTCGGGTTAGTTCCGGTGCTTTGTGTTCAAAATTCCACATGTTGGAAGTGAAAAGagattaatttttctttctttcaagtTAGAAACTTATGATTTTTGATTTGGTATCACAACTCTGACAACATACTTTGATGTTTAAAAGTtcctaaaaataacaaagataatgataataaggaattaatgaatattttcttgaaatcAGTTGATGACATATATATTATGAGTTTTCGAAGACTACATTGGATACAACAAAAGATCTATAGTTAGAGAGTGAAATAATTGAGAGTTTTATAGTCTTGCCgaaaaatagacaaaaaggttagtctaaaattttcattattgaTAAGTATCTTTAAGTCTCTATGTAAGAAGACTTTGGATCACAACCATTAACCATCATCAAACTACTTTTCTTGTCTGTCTTTCACAAACACTATCCTCTGGTTCCACAATGAGTGACTACATCCGTAATTCTCTCCAAACCCTTGATTTGGAAATTAATGATGCCCCAGTCGCACTACCGCCCAAATTATCTGAGAGAGCAATCAATGACAACCAATTCCCCTTAATTGTGTCTGTTGTGAATCCGAAGTAACAAAATCTCCAAGCAGTGGTTAGCAAAATGCCACGAATATAGGGTCTACCTGATGCTTGCCGCGGAAGAATATTGGGGAATGGGAAGGCTCTGTTCATCTTCAAGACGGAAGAGGCTCTTAACTTGGTTCTCCGACGTGGTCCATGGGCCTTCAATGATTGGATGCTCACAACACATCGCTGTTATCCAAACATCTCCGAGGCTGCTATGAAGATCATCCCGTTTTGGATACAAGTGCGGGGAATCCCGATTCAATATCTTAACTCTGCCATGGTCAACTACATCGGCAATCAGATAGGAGATGTGGCTAATGTTGACTTTGATGAAAATGCCAATCTGGTTGAGTTTGTAAGGATTTGTGTCAACTGGAATATTGATATGCCACTGCGGTTCCAAAGGAACTACCTATTTGGTGGGGATGAGAACAACATTCTGAAGTTCAAGTACGAGAGACTACGCAATTTCTGTTCACAATGCGGGTCTTTACAACATGACGCCAAAGAgtgtcctctttttttttttgatgacaatccagatgacgATGCgcatgatggtgatgatggctATGATCCAAATGACGACGAGAATCCGGATAATGACAACCCTGGCGATCAAGACTCTGACACAAACACTCTACAAACGATTGAACCGGATGGTGAGATACCAGGTGTGGGGAAACCAACAACAAATAGATGTGGggaaaccaacaacaaatcgTGAATTCATCATCACAGAATCAGATGATTCTTCAGTTCCAAGTGTATTCGAAGACAATGAATTAACAGCAGAGAGACTT
This genomic window contains:
- the LOC104785741 gene encoding cystine lyase CORI3-like; translated protein: MANDRSVDWKFSGSEAAKEASAASLGTYSSKLFALCDPLGKPILPPRSKSAETSHTAEKAVVEAVLCGTGNAYAPSLGLPVARSAVAEYLNRDLPKKLTADDVFMTVGGKQAIELTVDILAKPKANVLLPKPGFPWDVVRTIYKNLEVRKYDFIPEQNYEIDFDSVRALVDENTFAIFIINPHNPNGNTYSEVHLKKLAELARELRIMVVSDEVFRWTVFGSNPFVPMGKFSSIVPVVTLGSISKGWIVPGWRTGWVALHDLDGVFKCTKVLTAAKQFLVINSKPPTVIQAALPTILENTPEEFFHKRQKFLKEKADFAYSKLKEIPTLTCYLKPEACTFLWTELNLSRFADIKDDEEFCEKLATEENLVLLPGIAFGLKNWARHSIDMEISTLEDALGRLKSFCERHSIIIEVPLKDVNGVK